Proteins found in one Coleofasciculaceae cyanobacterium genomic segment:
- a CDS encoding sugar ABC transporter substrate-binding protein, with amino-acid sequence MRRIIFTKKLSRYLLFGVILSGLFGCNPQANSNSNQLEFWTMQLKPNFTEYFVNLNRTFEQQNEALELRWIDVSWSAMENKILTSISASTAPDVVNLNPKFASQLATRNAWLDLETIVPPEVKATYLPKIWQASTIEVCQENNCNEQTFGLPWYLTTTITVYNKKLLTAAGINQPPQTYSQLAQVAKIIKEKTGKYAFFITFVPSDSGDVLESLVKMGVNLVDDSGKAAFNTPEGKAAFQYWVDLYQQKLLPPDVLTQGHRRGIELYQSGETALLASGAEFIDSITNNAPTVAEVSAVAPQITGQTGKKNVAVMNLVIPRDSDKSEQALKYALFVTNTENQLAFAQESNVLPSTTKAVEQYLKDLKQQQTSLKEQAKQVSAAQLEDAEVLIPVQKDLQILQKAIYENLQAAMLDEKTVEQAVQDAADEWNQK; translated from the coding sequence GTGAGAAGAATCATCTTTACCAAAAAGTTAAGCAGGTACTTGTTGTTTGGCGTAATTTTAAGTGGGTTATTTGGCTGTAATCCTCAAGCAAATTCTAATTCTAATCAGCTTGAGTTTTGGACAATGCAGCTTAAACCCAACTTTACTGAATATTTTGTTAATTTAAACCGTACTTTTGAACAGCAGAATGAGGCACTTGAGCTACGTTGGATTGATGTTTCTTGGTCAGCTATGGAAAATAAGATTTTGACCTCTATTTCCGCTAGTACAGCACCAGATGTAGTCAATTTAAACCCCAAATTTGCTTCACAATTAGCTACGCGCAATGCTTGGCTAGACTTAGAAACAATAGTTCCTCCTGAAGTAAAGGCGACTTATCTACCGAAAATTTGGCAAGCCAGCACCATTGAAGTCTGTCAAGAAAATAATTGCAACGAGCAAACATTTGGTCTTCCTTGGTATTTAACTACCACCATTACTGTTTACAATAAAAAACTCTTGACCGCAGCCGGTATTAATCAACCGCCTCAAACCTACTCGCAATTGGCACAAGTTGCTAAAATAATCAAAGAGAAAACGGGTAAATATGCCTTCTTTATCACTTTTGTACCTAGTGATTCGGGAGATGTTTTAGAGTCTTTGGTAAAAATGGGCGTAAATTTAGTAGATGATTCAGGAAAAGCAGCTTTTAATACTCCAGAGGGCAAAGCAGCCTTTCAATATTGGGTAGATTTATACCAGCAAAAATTACTGCCTCCAGATGTATTGACTCAAGGTCATCGTCGCGGAATTGAACTATATCAGTCTGGAGAGACAGCTTTGTTGGCTTCTGGTGCCGAGTTTATTGATAGCATTACTAATAATGCCCCAACCGTAGCTGAAGTTTCTGCTGTTGCTCCACAAATCACTGGTCAAACAGGCAAAAAAAACGTGGCGGTAATGAATTTAGTTATTCCTCGTGATAGCGATAAATCGGAACAAGCACTTAAATATGCTTTGTTTGTGACTAATACAGAAAATCAGTTGGCTTTTGCTCAAGAGTCTAATGTTCTTCCTTCGACCACAAAAGCAGTAGAGCAATATTTAAAGGATCTTAAACAGCAACAAACTAGTTTAAAAGAGCAGGCAAAACAGGTTAGCGCAGCGCAGCTTGAGGATGCAGAAGTTTTAATTCCCGTTCAAAAAGATCTTCAAATCTTACAAAAAGCAATTTATGAAAATTTACAAGCTGCAATGTTGGATGAAAAAACTGTAGAACAGGCGGTTCAGGATGCTGCCGATGAATGGAATCAAAAATAG
- the tmk gene encoding dTMP kinase, producing MSKRLFIVFEGIDSSGKTTQAELLKQYFLAIEEQAVISPEPSNGIIGNLIRQALKQRIVFSRDRDLFDRQMAYLFAADRHDHLYNDIDGVFKLIQNNYHVISTRYYFSSLAYNCDSVEQFDFITKLNDRFPPPDLTIYIDIPIEVSLSRLQERSLQEIYETKTKLTKVRKQYQQIFAEYTGRALAIDGTQDLQQIHSLIVQAVQAISWRERDN from the coding sequence ATGTCAAAAAGGCTTTTTATTGTTTTTGAAGGTATTGATAGTTCAGGTAAAACAACTCAAGCAGAGTTATTAAAGCAATACTTTTTAGCTATAGAGGAACAGGCAGTAATTAGTCCTGAACCTTCCAACGGCATTATTGGAAATCTAATTCGTCAAGCTTTAAAACAGAGAATTGTTTTTAGTCGAGATCGAGATTTGTTCGATCGACAAATGGCGTACCTTTTTGCTGCCGATCGCCACGATCATTTATACAATGATATTGATGGAGTATTTAAGTTAATTCAAAATAATTATCATGTTATTAGTACTCGATATTACTTTTCTTCTTTAGCATATAATTGTGATAGCGTAGAGCAGTTCGACTTTATTACCAAGCTAAACGATCGCTTTCCTCCTCCAGATTTAACTATCTATATCGATATTCCAATTGAAGTTTCTTTGTCTAGATTACAAGAACGTTCCTTACAGGAAATATATGAAACTAAGACCAAGCTAACTAAAGTTAGAAAACAGTATCAACAGATATTTGCCGAATATACTGGTAGAGCGCTCGCTATTGATGGCACTCAAGATCTCCAGCAAATTCATTCTTTAATAGTTCAAGCGGTGCAAGCGATCTCTTGGCGAGAAAGAGATAACTAA
- a CDS encoding NAD(P)/FAD-dependent oxidoreductase has product MAVDYDLVIIGSSWAGVYAAQKAVRLQARIALVTQCDDLFLPNDTLINHSISEIGRLNYQLANNPFITASETLSDISLSQASDWAKGINYVMQTGNNALSSLAALGVDVIAGKGEFCRLPQLAFQVAKRKLRSRNFLLATGANFAPQFLDNNNAANDYLTLRQLGDRDLADLGQNIIVVGSDPLALELAQTLTRFNKKVTLVVKQQRILPKEDLEIALLIQAQLEAEGVKVYTNSVVSQIKAIDEQKWLQAGDRALAADEIIIAGDRQPNIAGLNLAGVDVKYDSQRIYVNQKLQTTNSNIYACGELIGGYCLPNITQSEVDLILKNTLFLPWYKINYYYLPWAVLTQPNLARVGLTQRQANQQYGADIYVIKQYFSNLAQGQILDRTTGVCQLLIKENGEILGCSLVGDRAAELITVIALMIRHKIRLDSNPMRGLTSFSIPTVYPSMVEILQRSVDDFYQQKLQRNSRLLDRLITWFSLRKNWHR; this is encoded by the coding sequence ATGGCAGTAGATTATGACTTGGTGATAATTGGTAGCAGTTGGGCTGGTGTTTATGCTGCGCAAAAGGCAGTTAGGCTTCAAGCCCGTATTGCTTTGGTAACTCAATGTGATGATTTGTTTTTGCCCAACGATACGCTAATCAATCATAGTATCAGCGAAATAGGACGGTTGAACTATCAGCTAGCCAACAATCCCTTTATTACAGCATCAGAAACACTTTCTGATATTTCTCTCTCCCAAGCCAGCGATTGGGCAAAGGGAATTAATTACGTCATGCAAACTGGTAATAATGCTTTATCTAGCCTGGCAGCTTTAGGAGTAGATGTAATTGCCGGGAAGGGAGAATTTTGTCGTTTACCCCAACTAGCTTTTCAGGTTGCTAAACGAAAGTTGCGATCGCGTAATTTTTTACTCGCCACAGGTGCTAATTTTGCGCCTCAGTTTTTAGATAATAATAATGCTGCAAATGATTATTTGACTCTGCGGCAATTGGGCGATCGGGATTTAGCAGATTTAGGGCAAAATATCATCGTTGTCGGCAGCGATCCGCTGGCTTTAGAATTGGCTCAAACCTTAACCAGATTTAATAAAAAAGTTACTCTGGTGGTTAAACAGCAACGGATCTTACCCAAAGAAGATCTAGAAATTGCTTTACTAATTCAAGCACAGCTAGAAGCCGAAGGAGTCAAAGTTTATACCAACTCTGTAGTCAGCCAAATAAAAGCTATTGACGAACAAAAATGGTTACAAGCAGGCGATCGCGCTTTGGCTGCTGATGAAATTATTATCGCTGGCGATCGTCAACCAAATATTGCTGGTTTGAATTTAGCTGGTGTAGATGTAAAATATGATTCCCAGCGAATTTATGTCAACCAAAAGCTACAGACTACTAATTCCAATATATACGCCTGTGGCGAGTTAATTGGTGGTTACTGTTTACCTAATATTACTCAATCTGAGGTGGATTTAATCCTTAAAAATACTTTGTTTTTGCCCTGGTATAAAATCAATTATTATTACCTGCCCTGGGCGGTTTTAACTCAGCCTAATTTAGCTAGAGTCGGTTTAACCCAACGGCAAGCTAATCAGCAATACGGTGCAGATATTTATGTGATTAAACAATATTTTAGTAATCTGGCACAAGGACAAATATTAGACAGAACCACTGGAGTATGTCAGCTATTAATTAAAGAAAATGGTGAGATTTTAGGCTGTAGTTTAGTCGGCGATCGCGCTGCGGAATTAATTACTGTTATCGCGTTGATGATTCGACACAAAATTAGGCTTGATAGCAATCCAATGCGGGGATTAACTTCTTTCTCAATACCTACCGTTTATCCTAGTATGGTTGAAATATTACAACGCTCTGTCGATGACTTTTATCAGCAAAAGCTACAGCGCAATTCTAGACTATTAGATCGTCTGATAACTTGGTTTTCCCTCCGCAAAAATTGGCATAGGTAA
- the pilM gene encoding type IV pilus assembly protein PilM produces MLNNLTNIFAKKGDNVGIEINSQKINIAQIAKQGQQYKLIKNVSADIPDGVYKDGEIVDTLTLSELIKNTLKNNKISAKKVATAVPMREAIIRVIPVPAELNEAELKDMVLLHEAGMHLPYPREEVDLDYAKLGYFMDEDGIEKVNVLLVATRREITDLYTEIFKQADLEIGVLEINSFALIRTIREQLRSFGSKEAVVLVDLEFDSTEIAIIVEGVPQFSRTVPIGTYQMRAAFSQAMNLPATGGTEILHDIDVFTGIRDSGDIDLSKIESGQAALLKVLGELTEELSRSINFYINQSEDLEIAQLLLAGPGAGINQVDEFFTQKLNLPTMKVDPIATLGLNVSQDIAPNNRPGLGIVLGLGIREV; encoded by the coding sequence ATGCTGAATAATTTAACTAATATATTTGCTAAGAAAGGCGACAATGTAGGAATTGAAATCAATTCTCAAAAAATAAATATTGCTCAAATAGCCAAACAAGGACAGCAGTATAAACTAATTAAAAATGTTTCGGCTGATATTCCTGATGGAGTGTATAAAGATGGAGAAATTGTTGATACTTTAACTTTATCAGAATTGATTAAAAATACTCTCAAAAATAATAAAATTAGTGCTAAGAAAGTAGCGACGGCCGTGCCAATGCGGGAAGCTATTATTCGAGTAATTCCTGTTCCCGCAGAATTAAATGAAGCAGAACTTAAAGATATGGTTTTGCTTCATGAAGCGGGAATGCACCTGCCTTATCCCAGAGAAGAGGTGGATTTGGACTATGCCAAATTAGGCTATTTTATGGATGAAGATGGCATTGAAAAAGTCAATGTTTTGTTAGTTGCTACCAGAAGAGAGATAACCGATCTATACACCGAAATTTTTAAGCAAGCTGATCTGGAAATAGGAGTTTTAGAGATTAATAGTTTTGCTCTAATTAGAACTATTAGAGAGCAATTACGCTCCTTTGGTTCTAAAGAGGCTGTAGTTTTAGTGGATTTGGAGTTTGATAGTACAGAAATTGCGATCATAGTTGAAGGAGTTCCTCAGTTTTCTAGGACTGTTCCTATTGGTACTTATCAAATGCGTGCTGCATTCTCTCAAGCAATGAATTTGCCAGCTACTGGTGGAACAGAAATACTACACGATATTGACGTTTTTACTGGCATAAGAGATTCAGGAGATATAGATTTATCAAAGATTGAGTCAGGACAAGCAGCTTTGCTGAAAGTTCTCGGCGAATTAACGGAAGAATTGAGTCGGTCAATAAATTTTTATATTAATCAAAGCGAAGATTTAGAAATTGCTCAGTTACTATTAGCTGGACCAGGAGCAGGAATTAATCAAGTAGATGAATTTTTTACTCAAAAATTAAATTTACCTACTATGAAAGTCGATCCTATTGCCACTTTAGGTTTAAATGTTAGTCAAGATATTGCTCCCAACAATCGCCCTGGCTTGGGAATTGTTTTAGGTTTGGGAATAAGGGAGGTTTAA
- a CDS encoding PilN domain-containing protein, with the protein MYNLDINFLRDRNLGETANITSGFVQKKEPSFADKIPIIGGAFVFLLAPAITFGYLQSVKAKTVAIESEIKQIESEIAELGNQNKKLEAAEAEIQAAEAETAAFVQVFEKIKPWAAIMQEISDRTPPGVQVDSIQQTASDSDIGVDLSGVARSYEDVNDFVLFLQRSPFFERQQVRLNSASNADFAVEVANREDFPDIASLELPGVKYTISAQLNNAPSSELIQVISEKGSIGVVTRLKTLERKGAILK; encoded by the coding sequence ATGTATAACTTAGATATTAATTTTCTGAGAGATAGGAATTTAGGAGAAACTGCTAATATTACTAGCGGTTTTGTTCAGAAAAAAGAACCTTCTTTTGCCGACAAAATTCCTATTATAGGGGGAGCATTTGTATTTCTCTTAGCACCTGCCATTACATTTGGTTATTTACAAAGCGTTAAGGCAAAAACTGTTGCTATAGAATCAGAAATAAAGCAAATAGAAAGCGAAATTGCCGAACTGGGAAATCAAAACAAAAAGCTGGAGGCGGCAGAAGCAGAAATTCAGGCAGCAGAAGCAGAAACGGCAGCTTTTGTTCAAGTATTTGAAAAAATTAAACCTTGGGCAGCGATTATGCAGGAAATAAGCGATCGCACTCCGCCAGGAGTTCAGGTAGATTCAATTCAACAAACTGCTTCTGACTCTGACATCGGCGTGGATTTGTCTGGCGTAGCTCGTTCTTATGAAGACGTAAATGACTTTGTTTTATTCCTCCAGCGATCGCCGTTTTTTGAGCGACAACAAGTTAGGTTAAATAGTGCTAGTAATGCTGATTTTGCTGTAGAAGTAGCCAACCGAGAAGATTTCCCTGATATCGCTTCGTTAGAACTGCCTGGGGTTAAATACACTATTTCAGCCCAGTTAAATAATGCTCCTTCTTCTGAGCTGATTCAAGTAATTAGCGAAAAAGGTTCAATTGGTGTAGTAACCAGACTAAAAACATTAGAGCGTAAAGGAGCGATTTTGAAATGA
- the cobD gene encoding threonine-phosphate decarboxylase CobD, whose protein sequence is MNRPRHGGNLNWAATIAGCPISALIDFSASINPLGTPESAIAAIINSTTQLTAYPDPEYSELRSHLANHHQIEAEFILPGNGSAELLTWAGRELAQQNSTYLITPAFSDYQRALTAFGGEILPCPLSLIPGKGVSPFGAPTLPIPQSPHPQSGLLLNNPHNPTGKLWSKEEILPYLKQFGLVVIDEAFMDFLTPSEEQSLIPVVAEYPNLVILRSLTKFYSLPGLRIGYAIAHPDRLQRWKKWRDPWSVNTLAAAATAAAIKDKAFQQQTWSWLISARSQLFEQLEAIPGLQPFEGAANYLLVKTEKSATQLQEKLLQNYQIVIRDCLSFPELGDRYFRIAVRLPAENNRLVQATAEILESL, encoded by the coding sequence TTGAACAGACCACGACACGGTGGAAATTTGAATTGGGCAGCCACAATTGCTGGTTGTCCAATTTCTGCTTTAATCGATTTTTCTGCCAGCATTAACCCGTTAGGAACACCCGAAAGTGCGATCGCCGCTATTATAAATAGCACGACTCAATTAACGGCTTATCCCGATCCTGAATATTCAGAATTGCGATCGCATTTAGCGAACCATCATCAGATTGAAGCTGAATTTATCTTGCCTGGTAATGGTTCGGCCGAATTGCTAACTTGGGCAGGAAGAGAGTTAGCGCAACAAAATTCTACCTATTTAATTACTCCCGCCTTTAGTGATTATCAAAGGGCTTTAACTGCTTTTGGCGGCGAAATATTACCCTGTCCGTTATCTTTAATCCCTGGTAAGGGCGTTTCGCCCTTCGGGGCCCCTACGTTACCCATCCCGCAGTCGCCCCATCCCCAATCGGGATTACTGCTAAACAACCCCCATAATCCCACAGGCAAATTATGGTCAAAAGAGGAGATTTTGCCTTATTTGAAGCAATTTGGTTTAGTGGTAATTGATGAAGCCTTTATGGACTTTTTAACTCCCTCTGAGGAGCAAAGTTTGATTCCTGTGGTGGCAGAATATCCAAATTTAGTTATTTTGCGATCGCTAACCAAGTTTTATAGTTTACCAGGGTTACGCATTGGTTATGCGATCGCTCATCCAGACAGATTACAAAGGTGGAAAAAGTGGCGCGATCCTTGGTCGGTTAATACTTTGGCAGCAGCAGCAACGGCAGCAGCAATTAAAGATAAAGCATTTCAACAGCAAACTTGGTCTTGGTTAATTTCGGCGCGATCGCAATTATTTGAGCAGCTTGAAGCAATTCCTGGACTACAGCCTTTTGAGGGGGCAGCAAATTATCTGTTAGTCAAGACAGAAAAATCCGCAACTCAGCTACAAGAGAAGTTATTGCAAAATTATCAAATTGTGATTCGAGATTGCCTTAGTTTTCCCGAACTGGGCGATCGCTATTTTCGCATCGCCGTACGTCTACCCGCCGAGAATAATCGCTTAGTTCAAGCAACAGCGGAAATTTTGGAGAGTTTGTAA
- a CDS encoding secretin N-terminal domain-containing protein, with product MKNYCPKGFLKDDAKLVLKDTAPHMVYHTASHIAPLRSTSDRLGFLTTLTVMLACAPSMAAERTITDIELEKNNHQLELKLSATNKGDTDASFYTLRDGNTIEANLLNTNLTLPQGKSFKQTNLIPGVKTVEVNQIDSKHTQIVVSTEADIPVEHLLEQQGNKLILSLNRVTKAQSLQREVTEFGHQTIKNIKQTYKSALGQKKTKDDEKSSLDSDQNNENSEVLIPNPEIVIDDNRVNNVKERVFKAQSDEPAELPATLPRAVAPPVGDMAVSNISTMPDMVDLGSSALVPRLVLRDAPIREVLSLLARSANLNVVYASGSAGSAPEGQGEATEPTISLDLENQPVQEVFNSVLLVSGLDANRSGNIIYVGEQLPAQARNLVSRTIRLNQVSAESAALYLASQGAAGKTLTIEDEEIIDPETGRVVQTNDTSPTLSDLNASSEDATGTQALMLKGLQVSADERLNSITLVGEPRKVEVATAFLTQLDARRRQVSVNVKVVDVNLLNQDTANASFSFGINDTQFLQDRGSAAINFGGDNPALNESFVRRPRGDETTIFEALPDGDLREIRIPTPSEFPDKFLALLEAQVSNGNAKVLTDPTLTVQEGQQATVRLVQDIVQSITSTIDGDSGARTVTPEIGEAGLVLTVNVERIDDNGFVSMSVSPSVSSIGATQVFDSGGGAENQLNLLSKREVSSGLIRMRDGQTLILSGIIQDQERTTVSKVPILGDIPLLGSLFRSTDKTNERAEVIVLLTPEIIEEDAGLASNFTPSKESRELIDKSGVEILQDSNK from the coding sequence GTGAAAAACTATTGCCCTAAAGGATTCCTAAAGGACGACGCGAAGCTAGTCCTAAAGGATACCGCTCCGCATATGGTTTACCATACCGCTTCGCATATAGCTCCGCTCCGCTCCACGTCCGATCGCCTGGGATTTTTGACCACATTAACGGTGATGCTAGCGTGCGCCCCTTCAATGGCTGCCGAACGTACAATTACAGACATCGAGCTAGAAAAAAATAATCACCAACTGGAACTAAAATTATCGGCAACCAACAAAGGCGATACTGATGCTTCCTTTTATACCTTACGTGATGGCAATACTATTGAAGCTAACCTACTCAACACTAATTTAACTTTGCCTCAAGGAAAATCTTTTAAGCAAACTAATCTTATTCCAGGTGTCAAAACAGTTGAAGTTAATCAGATTGACAGTAAACATACCCAAATTGTCGTTTCTACCGAAGCAGATATTCCTGTCGAACACCTATTAGAACAACAGGGAAATAAACTGATTCTGAGCTTGAATCGAGTAACTAAGGCTCAGTCTCTCCAAAGAGAGGTGACAGAGTTTGGACATCAAACTATTAAAAATATTAAGCAAACTTACAAGTCTGCATTAGGGCAGAAAAAAACCAAAGACGATGAAAAGTCTAGCCTAGACTCAGACCAAAACAACGAAAATTCTGAGGTATTAATTCCCAATCCAGAAATAGTTATTGATGACAACCGCGTTAATAACGTTAAAGAACGGGTGTTTAAAGCTCAAAGTGACGAACCTGCTGAACTACCTGCAACTCTACCACGCGCCGTTGCGCCTCCTGTAGGGGATATGGCGGTTTCTAATATAAGCACCATGCCCGACATGGTAGATCTAGGCTCAAGCGCGCTAGTTCCCCGCTTAGTTTTACGAGATGCTCCAATTCGAGAAGTTTTGTCTCTGCTAGCGCGATCGGCTAACTTAAACGTCGTGTATGCTTCTGGTAGTGCTGGTAGTGCGCCAGAAGGTCAAGGAGAAGCAACAGAACCGACTATTTCCTTAGATTTAGAAAATCAACCCGTACAGGAAGTATTTAACTCGGTTTTGCTGGTATCTGGGTTAGATGCTAACCGTAGTGGCAATATTATCTACGTAGGCGAACAGTTACCCGCACAAGCCCGTAATTTAGTTAGCCGTACGATTCGTTTAAATCAGGTTAGTGCTGAAAGCGCAGCCTTATATCTAGCCAGCCAAGGTGCAGCAGGTAAAACACTAACTATCGAAGATGAAGAAATCATCGATCCTGAAACTGGTCGAGTTGTTCAAACGAATGACACTAGTCCAACATTAAGCGATTTGAATGCTAGTAGCGAAGATGCAACAGGCACTCAGGCATTAATGCTTAAAGGTTTACAAGTTTCCGCTGACGAAAGGCTAAATTCAATTACTCTAGTTGGCGAACCACGTAAGGTAGAAGTAGCTACTGCTTTTTTGACACAGTTAGATGCTCGTCGCCGTCAGGTATCAGTAAATGTAAAAGTAGTTGATGTTAATTTATTAAATCAAGATACTGCTAACGCTAGTTTTTCTTTTGGCATCAACGACACTCAATTTCTTCAAGATAGAGGTTCCGCTGCTATCAACTTTGGTGGAGACAACCCTGCGCTAAATGAGAGTTTTGTTAGAAGACCTAGAGGAGATGAAACTACAATATTTGAGGCACTACCTGACGGTGACTTAAGAGAAATTAGGATTCCGACTCCAAGTGAATTTCCAGATAAATTTCTTGCCCTGTTAGAAGCCCAAGTGAGTAACGGTAATGCCAAAGTTCTTACCGATCCAACTTTAACCGTACAAGAAGGACAACAGGCAACGGTTAGACTAGTTCAAGATATTGTTCAAAGTATTACCTCAACAATTGACGGAGATTCAGGCGCAAGAACTGTCACTCCAGAAATAGGAGAAGCTGGATTAGTACTAACTGTAAATGTAGAGCGAATTGATGATAACGGCTTTGTTTCCATGTCCGTTAGTCCTTCAGTTAGTTCTATTGGTGCAACTCAGGTTTTCGACAGTGGAGGAGGGGCAGAAAACCAACTTAACTTGTTGAGTAAACGTGAAGTGAGTTCTGGCTTGATACGGATGCGGGATGGTCAAACTCTAATTCTATCGGGAATTATTCAAGACCAAGAGCGAACTACTGTTTCTAAAGTACCTATTTTGGGCGATATTCCTTTGCTTGGTTCTTTATTTAGAAGTACCGACAAAACTAATGAACGGGCAGAAGTAATAGTTTTGTTAACTCCTGAAATTATTGAAGAGGATGCGGGGTTGGCAAGCAACTTTACTCCGAGCAAGGAAAGCCGTGAACTCATTGACAAATCTGGGGTTGAGATACTTCAAGACTCTAACAAATAG